GGCCGCCCAGGCGAGGACGGCATCGGCGAGCCCGGGGTCGCCCGGCTGCCGCTGCGGCAGCGGCCAGTCGCCGGCCGCCGCGCCCGCGGCCTGTTCCATCCGGTGGGCGATCGCGAGCAGCCGCTCGTCACCGGCGCGTACCTGCTGCTCGGCCACGCGCCGCTGTTCGGCGAGGCGTTCCTCGACGGCGGCGAAACGGCGGGTGTCGAAGAGCCGTCCGAGCAGCCTGCCGCGCGCCTCGGCGTCGGCGCGCAGGAAGCGCGCGAAGTCTCCCTGGGGCAGCAGCACCACCTGGCAGAACTGATCGCGGCTCATCCCGACGAGCTGCGTGATCTCCTCGCCGATCTCCTGGTGCGAGCGGCTCAGCGCCTGCCACTCTCCGGTCCCGGCGTCGTACTCGCGCAGCCAGCTCTGGGCCCGCTCGGTGGTGAAGCCTTTGCCGTTCTTCTTGCGACGGGGCTGGGCCGGACGGCGTTTGATCTCCAGTCGCCGTCCGCCCACGGTCAGTTCGAGGCACACCTCGGTGGAGGTGTCCGGCGGGGCGTGGTCGCTGCGCAGCGAGGCGCCGGGGCTCTGCCGTGCGCCAGGCACCGCGCCGTACAGGGCGAAGCAGACCGCGTCGAGGACGGAGGTCTTGCCGGCTCCGGTCGGTCCGTGGAGCAGGAAGATCCCGGCGGTGGACAGCATGTCGAAGTCGATCTGCTGGCTGGAGCCGAAGGGGCCGAAGGCGGTGACGGTCAGCTGGTGCAGTCTCACCGGGCCACCTCGCGCACGCCCTCGTCCACCCGTACGTCCTCGAAGGCTCCGCGCAGCACGGTGCGTTCCCGGTCGTCGGGTCCGCTGCCGCCGCGCACATGAGCCACGAAGTCCTCCGCGATCTGCTGGTCGCTGCGTCCCTTCAGCCGCTGTGCGTACGAAGTGGCGGTGTCCTCGTCGGAGCGCTCGGGCTCGAAGACGAGACTCAGGGTGTGCGGGAACCGCTCGGTGAGGCGCGCCATCGGTTCGGCCGGGCGCACCGGATCGGTGAGGGTCGCTTCCACGAACGACTGCTCGTGCCGGACCAGCGCCGGTTCGCCGAGCAGTTCGTCCAGGGTGCCGCGCAGCCGGGCGAGGGCCCGCGGGACGGGACAGTCGACGCGCTCGGCGCTGAGTTCACCCTGCGCCCCGAGGTCGATGAGCCACATCGTCTTGCGGTGGTGGGTCTCCGAGAAGGAGTAGGCGAGCGGGGATCCTGAGTAGCGCACGCGCTCCGTGATGGTCTGGCAACCGTGCAGATGCCCGAGCGCGACATAGTCGACGCCGCGGAACACGGCGGAGGGGACGGCGGACACCCCTCCGACGGTGATGTCCCGTTCACTGTCGCTCTCTTCACCGCCCGCGACAAAGGCATGCGCGAGGGCGACGGACCTGGTGCCCTCCTCACGCGTCGAGAGATCGGCCCGTACGCGCTCCATCGCCGCACCGAGTACGGCTTCGTGTGCCGCCTTCTCCGTCCTGAACTCCCCCTTCACCAGGGAGGGTTCGAGATACGGCAGTCCGTAGCAGGCGACCGTGCCGTGTGCGTCGCTCAGCAGCACGGGGGTCCCGCACCCCGCCGGATCGGTGCGTAGATGTATGCCGGCGCGCTCGATCAGCCCCGCGCCGACGCCGAGTCTGCGCGCCGAGTCGTGGTTCCCGGAGATCATCACGGTCGGCACGCCCGCGGCGGCCAGCCGGTGCAGCGCCTCGTCGAAGAGCTCGACGGCCGCGAGCGGCGGCACGGCCCGGTCGTAGACATCTCCCGCGACCAGCACCGCGTCCACGTCGCGTTCGCGCACCGTCGCCACCAGGTGGTCGAGGAACGCGGCCTGGGCGTCGAGCATGCTCACCCGGTGGAACGCCCGCCCCAGGTGCCAGTCCGACGTATGCAGGAATCTCATGATCCTCGAGAGTAGTGGTGAGGTCGGACATCACAGGCGGCTTCAGGCATCTCCGTACGCTTCACCGCCGAGCTCCAGTCCCGCCGTCCCCGCCGTGGCATCGGCCAGCCAGGATCGGAAATCGTCGATGTCGGCGTCGGGCAGCCCGATCTCGATGGTGACGGCCTCCCCATACCGCACCTCGCGCACATCCCGCCCGGTCGCCCGCAGATCGTTCTCCAGTTTGCCCGCCCGCTGGTGGTCGACGGTGACGGTGGCCAGCCGGAAGCGCTGCCTGGTGAGGGTGCCGAGCGCGTCCAGGGCTTCGCCGACCGCCCCGCCGTATGCCCTGATCAGCCCGCCCGCGCCGAGTTTCACACCGCCGTAGTAACGAGTGACGACAGCAACGACATAACGGACTTCTCGCCGCAGCAGCATCTGCAACATGGGTACGCCCGCCGTGCCGCCCGGTTCACCGTCGTCGCTCGCCTTCTGCACGGCGGCGTCGGCACCGATGACGTACGCGAAGCAGTTGTGGGTGGCGGTCGGGTGCTCCTTGCGGATGCGTGCGACGAAGGCCTGCGCCTCCTCCTCGGTGGCGGCCGGGGCGAGCGCGCAGATGAAGCGCGATCTGTTGATCTCGGTCTCGTGCACGCCCTCGCGGGCGACCGTCCGGTACTGCTCCTGCATTCCGCCACCCTATGCGCCGCCCGGAGGGGAATGCTCCGCGCCGGCCGCCCGTTGTCCCGGGCATGTACGCAGACGCAGAGACGATCCGCAGAATCCTTACCTCGACGGGCGACACCTGGGCGGTGGTCGGCCTGTCCAGCAACGAGGCGCGGGCCGCACACGGGGTCGCCGACGTCCTCCAGCGCTACGGCAAGCGCATCGTGCCGGTGCACCCCAAGGCCGAGACGGTCCATGGCGAGCAGGGTTACGCCGCGCTCGCCGACATCCCCTTCGAGGTCGATGTGGTCGATGTCTTCGTCAATTCCGGCCTGGCGGGTCCGGTCGCGGACGAGGCCGCCGCGATCGGCGCGAAGGCGGTCTGGTTCCAGCTGGGTGTGATCGACGAGGATGCGTACGAGCGCACCCGCGCGGCCGGTCTCGACATGGTCATGGACCGCTGCCCGGCCATCGAGATCCCACGGCTCGGCTGAGCGCCGACCAGCGGAGGGGGAACCGCATTTGAGCACGATCCACAGCGCCGGGCAGCTGGCCGCGCAACTGGCCGGGCTGGGTGTCGAGCCGGGCGGCGTCCTGATGGTGCACGCCTCGCTGCGCACGGTGGGCGCGGTGGAGGGTGGTCCCGTGGCTGTGGTCCACGCCCTGCGCACGGCCCTCGGTCCGCAGGGCACGCTGGTGGTGCCCTCCTTCACCACGGAGAACTCCGACACCTCCCCCAGCTACCGGGAGCGGGTGCGCGGTCTCGGCGAGAAGGACCGGGCGGCCGTACGGGCGAGCATGCCGCCGTTCGACAGGGCGGCCACGCCCGCACCGCTGATGGGCGCGCTCGCCGAGACGGTCCGGCTGTCTCCTGGGGCGCTGCGCAGCGGCCATCCGCAGACATCGTTCGCGGCGCTCGGCCCACGCGCCGGGCGGATCGTCGCCGACCACGACGCGGACTGCCATCTCGGCGAACGGTCGCCGCTGGCCCGGCTGTACGACGTGGGGGCCCAAGTGCTGCTCCTGGGTACGGGATTCGACACCTGCACCGCCTTTCATCTCGGCGAGTACCGGCTGCCGGGGCCGCCGATGCGCAGCTACCGCTGTGTGGTGTCCGCGAACGGCGGACACCGGTGGTGGGAGTACGAGGACGTGGATCTGGACGACAGCGATTTCGCGGCTCTCGGGGCGGACTTCGAACGCGGCCCGAGCGGCTCAGACGTACGGACGGGTCCGGTGGGTTCGGCGCACAGCCGACTGCTGCGCCTGGTCGACGCCGTCGACTTCGCGCAGGGCTGGCTGCGGGAGCACCGGACGGCGCGGGCGGTGCCGCCGACGGGCTGAGCAGGGGGCCCGCGGAACCCCATCGGGGTTGTGGGGGGTGTATACCAAGCCCCCGGCGTGCGCCCATACTTGCCGCACATCGGTCCTCGTACGGGGGAGGCACCAGTTGGGCCAGCTGATTCGCACCCGGGACGGCCGCGACCTCGCGGTGGAGCAACGCGGTAATCCCCGCGGCAGACCCGTGTTCCTGTTGCACGGCACCCCGGGCAGTCGGCTGGGACCGGCTCCGCGCAGTGCCGTGCTGTACCGGCTGGGGGTGCATCTGATCACCTTCGACCGTCCTGGGTACGGCGCTTCGGACCGTTTACCGGGGCGGCGGGTGGCCCATGTCGCGGCCGATGTCGAGGCGATCGCCGACGAGCTGGGGTTCGGTGAGTTCGCCGTCGTCGGACGGTCCGGCGGCGCGCCGCACGCACTCGCCTGTGCCGCCCTGATTCCGGAGCGCGCCGTACGGACGGCGGCGCTCGTCGGCCTGGCGCCGCGGGACGCGCAGGGCCTCGACTGGTTCGAGGGCATGACCGAGTCCAATGTCCGCGAGTACGTCAACGCGGCGGCCGGGCATCACCAGCTGACCGCCGCGCTGGAGTTCCGTACGGTGACGATCCGGGCAGACCCGACGGGCTCGGTCGCCGATATGCGCCGCGGACTGCCGGAATCGGACCGCGAGATCGTCGCCGACGCGGGCATCCGGGCCATGCTGGTGCGCAACTTCGCGGAGGGGCTGCGCAGTTCCGCGGACGGCTGGATCGATGACGTCATGGCGTTCAGTACCGACTGGGAGTTCAGGCCCGAGGACATCAGCGCACCGGTGCTGCTCTGGCACGGCGAGGACGACGTCTTCGCGCCGGTGCAGCACACCCGGTGGCTCGCCGAGCGTATTCCGGGTGCGCAGTTGGTGGTGGAGCGCGGAGCGGCGCACTTCGCGGCCCTGCGGGTGCTCACCCGCGTACTGAGCTGGGCCACTTCGTGAGCAGGCCGGCCCGCTTCGACGCAGACCGGCTGCCCCTCAGACCGGCTGTGGTTCGAGGTCGCGGTTGACGCGCCGCCAGGCGCGGGCCGCCTCGGTGATCGGATGCTCGATGCCCAGCTGCTTGGCGGTCAACTCGAGAACCTGAGCCCGCAGCTGCCTGCTCTCCTCCTCCCGGCCGGCCGAGCGCAGGGTGATCGCGAGATTGGACCGGCAGGCCAGTACATCCGGGTGAGTCGGCTTGTACCGCCGCAACAGTCCCTCCAGTGCGGCGCGTTCCCACAGCTCGGCCCGGTCCTGCTGACCGAGGTCGCCGTAGGCGTTGGCGAGGTTGATCGCGGTGCACAACGTGAAGGGATGACGCGCTCCCAGCGCTGCCTCGAGCGCGGTACGGACGAGTTCGCCGGATTCCGCCGCCTCTGCCGCCGCACCGAGGCCGCGCTGGTAGATGGTCACATTGTTGCGGCAGGCCAGCGTGAAGGGGTGGTCCTCGCCCAGCGTCTCCCGGTACCCGTCCAGGATCTGGTGGGCGAGATCCAGGGCCGCCTGCTTGTCGCCGACCGCCGAGTAGTCGGCGGCCAGATTGAGACCGCAGGCGAGGGCGTCGGGCACCTTCGTTCCGTACCGCTCCCGGTAGCGGCTGTACGTCTCCTCGGTGATGCGCTTCGCCTCGTGCGGGTAGCCGGCCTTGCGAAGGGAGACCGCGAGGCTCTTGGCGGTACGCAGCACCTCGGGCACATCCGCGTTCAGCACCCGCTCGAACGCGGCCACCACCTCCCGCAGGACCTGCACGGAGGACTGGTACTCGCCGGTCTCCCGCAGGTCACGGGCGAGATGCCCCTTGGTCGTCAGGGTGAATGGATGGTCCACACCCAGCAACTCGCTGCGGCGCTCCACCGTTTCCTCGTCCAGCCGTCGCGCTCTCTCGCTGTCGCCGGTGAGCCGGTAGTCGATCGCGAGGTTGTTGGCCGCGATCAGGGTCCGCGGATGGTCCTCCCCGAAGATCCGGCGTAATCCGCGGTAGATCCGCTGGTCCCGTTCCAGCGCCTCGTCGAACCTCCCGAGGGCCCGCAGATCAGCGGCCAGGCTGCCCGTGGTGATCAGAATGCTCGGGTGGTCGTCGTTGGGGTGGGTGTCGTGGAGCACACGGGTCTGCCGGGCGAGTGTGTCCTCGTCCATTTCGCGGGCCTCTTGGTACTTGCCCTGTGCCCGCAGCGCGTTGGCGAGTTCGAAGCGGATGTTCAGGGTCTGGAGGTCGTTCTCTCCCAGTTCACGGGTCCAGGTCTTGTTCAGCTGCAGCCCCAGCAGCCGGGCGCCCTCCAGTTCACCGCGCTTGAGCAGATAGCGGATTCGGTCGACCATCAGCTGCCGTACGTTCTCCTCGTCGCAGTCCGCGATACCGGACGGACCGAGATGGGGCCAGATCAGGTCGAAACTCGGCCAGCTCTTGGGGTCGTTCACCGGATTGTCCCGTTCCACCTCCTCCGCCGGGCGGGCCTCCGCGAGCACGCGGTGCACTTCGTGCTTGGCCAGATCCTGTTCCTCCGGCGTGAGTCCGGCCCGGACGGCCGCCTGCACGAGCCGGTGGACCTGGATGCTGCTGTCCGCCGGGTCCACCTTGGCCAGTGCGAACCGGTTCAGCGTCTGGATGACCTTGCCCAGCATGTACCTTTCGCGAAGGTCGGGGTCGTAGGGCAGGAGCGACTGGAACATGGAGTCACTGCCGATGAGCTTCATCGAGATCGGCTCCGCGGAGAAGAAGGAGCAGAGCTCCAGCAGCCGCACCGCCGCCCTGGACTCCTTGCGGAGCCGCGCGATGGAGATGTTCCAGGTCGCGCCGATCTGGTCCTCGGGGTCGCCGAGGGACAGCACTTTGGTGCTCTGCTCCCTCAGCTGCTCCACATAGGAGTCCACCGGAGTGGCCGTCTCGGCGAGCCAGGCGGCAGCCACTTCCACCGCCAGCGGGAGGTCACCGACGGCCTCGGCGACCCGGTCGGCGTCCCGGGCAGGCAGTTTCGACACCCTTCGGCACAGGTGCTCCACGCTCTCGGCGCGGGTGAAGACCTCCACCTCCATCGGTTCCAGCCGCGTCGACACCGGCTTGTTGCGGCAGGTGGCGAGGATATGGCCGTAGACGCCGTCGGACAGCGGGCCGGTCTCCTCGGGCAGCAGGTCCAGCGCCCGGTCGAGATCCTCCACATTGTCGAAGATCAACAACCAGCGGGAGTACGGCACTCCGCGCCGCAGTGCCAGCAGCGCCGCCTGGGCCGCCTCGGCGACCACATCGCCGGCCCGCAGATCCAGCTCGGTGGCCAGCTCGGCAAGCGACGAAACCACTCGGTCGGGCTGTTCCGCCTCCACCCACCACACAAGGTCGTAGTCGGCGCGGAATCGGTGCGCGTACTCTCTGGCCACCTGCGTCTTGCCCACGCCGCCCAGCCCGTACAGGACTTGGGGGAACCGCCGGGCGGAGCGGGTGTCGCCGCGCAGCTGGTCGCGCAGCCGGTCCAGTACGGGAGCACGGCCGGTGAACCAGGCATGGCGGGGCCGCACATTCCACACCTTGGGTACGGCCCCGGGGTAGCGCACCCCGGAGTCCGTGTCCGTCGGCAGGGGCGAGCCGGCCCGATCCCCGCGGTCCAGCGCGGACAGCAGCGCCGTGGCCGCGTCGGCCTCGTCCAGCCGCACGAGGTCGACGACTCCCCGGCTGCTGATGGGCAGACTCAGCCGTACGTCGCCGACGCGTATCGGGAGCAGCTGACGGCGGCTGCCGGAGGAGTCGAGGCTCATGAACGACTCCCAGAGGTTCCCGGCCCGGCGCGAGCTGAGGAAGGCCTGCGAGACCACGGGGAGCACGCGGTACGCCCCGCCCGACGCGAATTCCCTTTCGACCAGGGCCGGATCCGCCGAACGGACGTCCACGGACATCACCTGGACTCCGTCGCGGGTGAGCACCCATTCCAGCCAGTCGGCCCACATCTGGTCCTCGGCCACATACGGCACCACCACATTCGCCGGCGGCACCGGCCGTCGCCGCGTATAGGCCGCGACATGTGTGAGCCGTTCCGCCTCGTCGATCGGCGGCAGCGTACTCACCAGCCCGTCGGTGAGCACGGAGGCCAGCCGCTCGCAGGCGGTGAGCATCGAGCTGGAGATGTTCGGAGCGTCTCCGAAGGTCGCCAGAATCTCTTCGTAGGCATAGAACGGGCGGTACGGAACCTCCACCGATCCCCAGTAGTTGGCGAGTTCGTCTCTGCTCAGTCCGGCGGGAAGCCCGGGAAAGCTCTCCCTGGCCAGCGCCCGTCCGGCATCGGCCTTCTCCTTCTCGCCGTCGTCGATCCGCATCGGCACCGGCAGAATGCGGATGCGTTTGTCGTGGAAGCGCTCTTCGATGTCCCGGGCCACCGCTGAGGCACCGTCGATGCTCTGGTCGCTCAGGGTGAAGCAGACCACCAGGACCTGCGGCATCTGAACGGTACAGATATCGGCGATATCGCTGAGTCCGGTCCTGCTGTCGATCAAGGTGTAGTCGTAGTGCCGGCGCATGTCCGCGCGCATGGCGTCGAAGAACTGGCCGCCTCCGAAACGCTCGTAGAAGTCGTCCCAGTCCATCCTTCCGACGGTCGACGAATAGTCACGATTGCGCCGGCCGGCGGAGAGGAAGTCCAAGCTGCCGCCTTGCGGGAAGGCCCAGTTGAGGGAGGTCGCATGTGGCCTGACCCGCGCGTATTCACGGTGCCAGTCGGGTTCACGCTCCGCCGCCCGCCGGGCCTCCTCCTGGTATTCGGTGATCAGATTGATCAGCCCGGGAGTGGCCTCCAGGTCGGAAAGATCGAGGAACGGGTGGAAGAAGCGGTGCAGTCCCGGTGCTTCCAGGTCCCAGTCGACGGCCAGTACCCGATAGCCGTTCGCCGCCAGGATCCAGGCGACATTGGCCAGCGCCATGGTGCGGCCCGTGCCGCCCTTGTACGAGTAGAAAGTGACAATGGTCCCTTGACGGTTCTCCGTCATGACGACCCCTCCCCGTTGTCGGCGTTGTCCTTTGCCTGGTCACCTGGACGAGCGGTGGATGCGCGAACTCCGGAGCCGTAGCCGATTCCCGACGGAAGAACGCGTGGGATCGGATCGCTGGGGCCTTCCGGCGGATAGGTCGGCGCATGAGCCGCGTAGTGTCTGCCCGCCGCGTTCACCGCGCCCGGCAGCTCCTGGCTGAAGGCCTCCAGTGTGGGGAGACCGCCACCCGGTGACCGATGGCCGCCGCTCTCTTCCGGCCGGGGCGCCAGGGACTCCTCGGTCGCCGCACGTAACTCGTCCTCCCGCTGCCGGGACACCGGGTCCTCGCGGTTCCAGGGGATCATGACGCTGATCCACGGCCGCTCCTCGGCACACAGCCGCCGCACCAGTTCTCTGCGGTGCGGGGAGTCGAGGGCCCAGCGGTCCAGCAGCAGCAGTCCTGGCGCCTGCGGCGGGCCCGGGGCCAGCAGCCGCTCGGCCTCGGCCTCGAACTCCCCGACGCGCACCCGGTAGTCCAGGTTCCGGACGAGATCGACGGCGTGGTCGGCGAGCGGCCTGGACGATTTCGGATGGTACGGATTCCAGTCGCGCGGGCGCGGGCCGTAGCAGTCGGGGCCGCGGTCCTCCGGGAGATCCGACCGGGAGCAGGCGAGTACCGAGACCTCCATCTCCCGTGCCGGTCCGGGCGGCCCGAACGCGCTCGGCATCGCGCCGTAGTCCTGGTGCGGGTCGCCCTCGGTGATACGGGTCTGCTCCGCCACGCTGACTATGCGCTTCGCCAGGAGGTAGACCGCGCGCTCGTACTGGTCGCGGAGGTATCTGAGCTTGATCAGCCCGTAGAACCCCTCGTCGGCGTAGTCGTCACCGAAAGCCGCATGGTTGAACTGCAGCCGCTCCGCGGGCTGCGGCAGCTGCCTGGCCGGTATCGGCACCCAGAGCGCCGGAACGATCCCGCTCACCGAGCTGCCATTGCTCCGCGCCTGGTGGTGCGCCGCACGCGTCGAGAACACGAACCATTCCCGGCCGCACTGCTCACTGAGGAAATAGCGTGGCGAATAGAGCGGCACAAAGACCCTGCAGGAGGCCAGAGCCTCCGAAAGCCGCTCCTGCCATCCTTCGCCGGGCTGCATCTGCTGGTCCATGAAACCGGCCGGCACCCCGGCCGGAAGCGACGTCAGCTGCAGCACATGGGCGCACAGATCACGGTAGAACCTCTCCACCCAGATGTTCGGGTCTTTGTCCTTCGGATGATTCTTCGGCGTATGCGCATAGCTGAGGAAGAAGTACGGTTCCGCCCCAACTCCCCCTGCCCCCATGGCTCCAAGCACCAACGTCTCCCCCGGTCCATGTGGATGGATCCTCAGTGTAGGAAACGTCGATTACTCGGCGGAACAGCGCGAACACGCCTGCTCCTCAAGGGGTCACGTTCCGGGCCTGCCAGTCGGCGCGATGGGACTCGGCCGCGCGCCGAGCCTCGGACAGGGCGTCAACCGAGACCGGTTCCGCCGACCACCCCTGCGCCGTGCTCGCCATCCCTGCCACGAATCGCTCCCCGAGAGGCGTCAGGACACCGGACGTGGCCAGCACTTCGACCGCCTCGGAGGTCTGCTGCCGCCAGCGGGCGAACTGCGCCTCCGCCGTTCGCGCCGCTTCGCCCTGCGCCGTGTGCCGCCGTACGCGCCAGAAGTCCGTCACCGCGATATGCGCGTACGTCCCCTGGATCAGCCCGGCCAGCGGTCTTGGATCGCCCCGCCACGGGGCGTAGAACGTCCGGGTGTCCGCGGGATCGTAGAGATCGTGACTGTCCAGTACCGCACCCAGCTTCACATGCTGGAATTCATGGACGATGAGCAGCGCCAGCAGATCCGGGGAATCGGGCCGGGCCGCCCCGACCGCGCCGAAGGCTTCTCTGGAAGCGGCACTGACATCGCTGCCGTCCGGTGAGTGCAACGGTGTGATGGCCCGGAGACCGGCGGCCACGCCCGGCGCGTACACGGGCAGTTCACGCCGGATGAGCGACCATGCCTCGGTCAGGTCCTCCGCCCACATCTTGGCCTCCCCCGGGGAGAGGCGGGGCGCGACGGGCCATTGATGGGAGTCGCGCAGTGGGTCGGTGTCCTCCAACGCCACCGTCCAGCCGGGCAGTTCGACCAGTCGTACGGGCTGCCAGTGCGGAGTGAGTCCGTCCACCCCTTCGTCCCACCCGATCCACAGCTCACGACCCGCGGCCCGCACGGAGAAACCGTGGGCGCCCGCGGTGACTTCGGCGTGGTCCGCACGTGTGGTGAGTGACACCGAGCCGAGGCCGGGAAGGCGAAGCATTCCCTCACGCAGCGGGACGACGACAGTGTCGCCGCGCCGGGCCCGGAGCGCAGCGGCAGCGGCGAGCTCCGCAAGGCCGCGCACGACGGTCGCCGGTGCCGAACCCTCCAGGATTCGCAGGGCCCATGGCCGCAGATAGGGATGAGCCACCACCGCGTCCAGCGCGTCGGGCGCGGCTGCATCAAGCTCGATCAGCAGCTCCCCGGCCTGCGCGGCGATGCGGTCGGCCCGGGGGGCATGCTCCAGCACGGCCGCCAGCAGATCGCCGTTGAACTCGAGTTGAGCGGCCGCCAGCCGCCCCACGACCTCCTCGCCACCGAAACCGGCGGCCAGCTCGTCGAGATCACCGGTGTGAACGGAGAGGCCGGTGTCCGCCGGCCGCGCCGGGGCGGAGGCTTCCCTGTCACGGATGTTCATAATGAGTTCCATCAGGTCGGGGCAGAACACGGAGGGATTGTCGAAGCCGCTGCCGCTTCGATAGCGATGGGCGTAAAGGCCTCCGCCGCAGGACTCGACCACCGGGCAGGCACGGCACTCCTGGCTCAGCTGCTCGGCTCCCTGCTGGCGGGCCAGCATTCCGGGGTGGCGCAGAACCTCGTCAAGAGAGTGCGCAAAGACGTCCATACCCGTCACAGGGGCGCCGTCGTAGGCCGTTTTGAGGCTGTCGGCCTGCTCGAATGTGCCGTCCGTCTCGATCACCACGAGATCCGCCGGCGCCAGCCCCAGGGATTCGGTGAGACTGCTTTCACCGCGCAGCGTGCGCAGTACGGAGTCGAAGATCCGCACGGGGACCGGCCGGCCCGCGTCGTCCCAGCGCCGGTAGACGACATCCAGCCAGTCCGCGTAGGGAGTCGCCGATCCGTCCGGGCGGGGCGGCGGTGCGTCCCAAGTCGCGTGCGGCAGGAGGAAGTCGAGACGCGGTGGGTCGAGAGCGACCAGAGCGTCGTACACGGCCACCGGATCATTCTCGACATCGATCGTGCACAGCAGCCCGGCGAACAGGTGTCTGTATCGGGGCTGATTCAGCAGAGCGACCGCACGCAACACCTGCGGGTGGCTGCTGCGGCCGTCGGCATAGCGGCGATGACGGTCGTTGGAGGCCTTGTCACCGTCCAGGGAAACGCCGACCTTGATGCCTAATTCAACAAAAAGATCACAAAACTGCTCATTGAGGAGGACGCCGTTCGTGTGAATCCTGAGGTCGAGCGCGCTGACACCGCGTAACGCGCGCCGGAGCTCCTCCGCCGCCTTCCGCAGCCGGCCGGGACCGGCGAGCAGCGGCTCCCCGCCATGGAGCACCACGTGGACCGTCGGCAATCGGTGAGCCCTGGCGTGTTCGGCGATCCGGTCCGCCGCTTGCTCCAGAACAGCTTCCGGCACCGCCTTGGGCCGGCCACGCCAGCTCGTATCCGCGTGTTCGTACACATAACAGTGGTCACATGCAAGGTCGCATCGACTGTGCACCTTGAGTACGAACTGCGTAAGAGCTGGCAATGGCCGGTCCATGATGTGGATCTATCCGGCCACTCAGATCGAAGACTGGAAGGTCGCGACCACCGGACTCGACCCCGTACCGGTCGACAGCAACCGACTGACAGTCGCCGGCAGCTCCCTGCCGTGGACGGGGGCCCGCTTGGCCAGCGGCACACGAGAGGCCGCCTGCCGG
This portion of the Streptomyces sp. NBC_01750 genome encodes:
- a CDS encoding TIR-like protein FxsC gives rise to the protein MLGAMGAGGVGAEPYFFLSYAHTPKNHPKDKDPNIWVERFYRDLCAHVLQLTSLPAGVPAGFMDQQMQPGEGWQERLSEALASCRVFVPLYSPRYFLSEQCGREWFVFSTRAAHHQARSNGSSVSGIVPALWVPIPARQLPQPAERLQFNHAAFGDDYADEGFYGLIKLRYLRDQYERAVYLLAKRIVSVAEQTRITEGDPHQDYGAMPSAFGPPGPAREMEVSVLACSRSDLPEDRGPDCYGPRPRDWNPYHPKSSRPLADHAVDLVRNLDYRVRVGEFEAEAERLLAPGPPQAPGLLLLDRWALDSPHRRELVRRLCAEERPWISVMIPWNREDPVSRQREDELRAATEESLAPRPEESGGHRSPGGGLPTLEAFSQELPGAVNAAGRHYAAHAPTYPPEGPSDPIPRVLPSGIGYGSGVRASTARPGDQAKDNADNGEGSS
- a CDS encoding FxsB family cyclophane-forming radical SAM/SPASM peptide maturase; its protein translation is MDRPLPALTQFVLKVHSRCDLACDHCYVYEHADTSWRGRPKAVPEAVLEQAADRIAEHARAHRLPTVHVVLHGGEPLLAGPGRLRKAAEELRRALRGVSALDLRIHTNGVLLNEQFCDLFVELGIKVGVSLDGDKASNDRHRRYADGRSSHPQVLRAVALLNQPRYRHLFAGLLCTIDVENDPVAVYDALVALDPPRLDFLLPHATWDAPPPRPDGSATPYADWLDVVYRRWDDAGRPVPVRIFDSVLRTLRGESSLTESLGLAPADLVVIETDGTFEQADSLKTAYDGAPVTGMDVFAHSLDEVLRHPGMLARQQGAEQLSQECRACPVVESCGGGLYAHRYRSGSGFDNPSVFCPDLMELIMNIRDREASAPARPADTGLSVHTGDLDELAAGFGGEEVVGRLAAAQLEFNGDLLAAVLEHAPRADRIAAQAGELLIELDAAAPDALDAVVAHPYLRPWALRILEGSAPATVVRGLAELAAAAALRARRGDTVVVPLREGMLRLPGLGSVSLTTRADHAEVTAGAHGFSVRAAGRELWIGWDEGVDGLTPHWQPVRLVELPGWTVALEDTDPLRDSHQWPVAPRLSPGEAKMWAEDLTEAWSLIRRELPVYAPGVAAGLRAITPLHSPDGSDVSAASREAFGAVGAARPDSPDLLALLIVHEFQHVKLGAVLDSHDLYDPADTRTFYAPWRGDPRPLAGLIQGTYAHIAVTDFWRVRRHTAQGEAARTAEAQFARWRQQTSEAVEVLATSGVLTPLGERFVAGMASTAQGWSAEPVSVDALSEARRAAESHRADWQARNVTP